Proteins from a single region of Chromobacterium sp. ATCC 53434:
- the fliF gene encoding flagellar basal-body MS-ring/collar protein FliF, whose amino-acid sequence MNEAGDRFKALPNNRKVLFLAALAAIFAVVVGAVVLNRTPSYKILFSNLADRDGGQVTAALQQMNIPYLLGEGGVISVPADKVYDVRLKLAAQGLPKASGVGFELMDNQKFGISQFNEQVNYQRSIEGELARTIEAVSSVQSARVHIATPKQSVFVREQQSPTASVMLQLYPGRILDAGQVAGILHLVSSSVPNLPVKNVTIVDQDGNLLSKQTGPDDNSGLDQRQLGFVRQIEEGYVKRIEDILEPIFGHGNARAQVTANVDFSEIEQTAETYRPNSSPNPSATRSQQISEKLVNGAANPSGVPGALSNQPPSAASAPITLPPGAAPGTANLSGQAVSPNGTLQRDITTNYEVDKTIQHTKVPVGVVKRLSAAVVVNYRRMPDKSGEMKPTPLTAQEVQQINNLVKEAMGYNNGRGDTLNVVNAAFADNAQPVTVQERVMDYVTDNGTSLVKYGLLAIAVLYLLFGVVRPIMRDLVKPTPAPGAAGAAGIGGAIGPGGRLLGVAGEEGEAGMAGAGGGAGGAGGPGGGAGEDPREAQRRQYSSNLEAVRELVKSDPRMAAQIIKEWISADE is encoded by the coding sequence ATGAATGAGGCGGGTGACCGCTTCAAGGCGCTGCCAAACAACAGAAAAGTTCTATTCCTCGCGGCTTTGGCGGCGATTTTCGCCGTCGTCGTCGGCGCCGTCGTCCTCAATCGCACCCCTTCCTATAAGATACTGTTCTCCAATCTGGCCGATCGTGACGGTGGCCAGGTGACCGCCGCGCTGCAGCAGATGAACATCCCGTACCTGCTGGGCGAGGGCGGCGTGATCTCGGTGCCGGCCGACAAGGTGTACGACGTGCGTCTGAAGCTGGCGGCCCAGGGCCTGCCCAAGGCCAGCGGCGTCGGTTTCGAACTGATGGACAATCAGAAGTTCGGCATCAGCCAGTTCAACGAGCAGGTCAACTACCAGCGTTCGATCGAGGGCGAGCTGGCGCGCACCATAGAGGCGGTTTCGTCGGTGCAGAGCGCCCGCGTCCACATCGCGACGCCGAAGCAGAGCGTGTTCGTGCGCGAGCAGCAGTCGCCGACAGCCTCGGTGATGCTGCAGCTGTATCCGGGCCGCATCCTCGACGCCGGCCAGGTGGCCGGCATCCTGCACCTGGTGTCCAGCTCGGTGCCGAACCTGCCGGTGAAGAACGTCACCATCGTCGATCAGGACGGCAATCTGCTGTCCAAGCAGACCGGGCCGGACGACAACTCCGGGCTGGACCAGCGCCAGCTGGGTTTCGTGCGCCAGATCGAGGAAGGCTACGTCAAGCGCATCGAAGACATTCTGGAGCCCATCTTCGGCCACGGCAACGCCCGCGCCCAGGTGACGGCCAATGTCGATTTCTCCGAGATCGAGCAGACCGCGGAGACCTACCGCCCCAATTCCAGTCCGAATCCGTCGGCCACCCGCAGCCAGCAGATCAGCGAGAAGCTGGTCAACGGCGCGGCCAATCCCAGCGGCGTGCCGGGCGCCTTGTCCAACCAGCCGCCGTCGGCGGCGTCGGCGCCGATCACGCTGCCGCCAGGCGCGGCGCCGGGCACCGCCAATCTGTCCGGTCAGGCGGTCAGCCCGAACGGAACCTTGCAGCGCGACATCACCACCAATTACGAGGTGGACAAGACCATACAGCACACCAAGGTGCCGGTCGGCGTGGTCAAGCGCCTGTCGGCGGCCGTGGTGGTCAACTATCGCCGCATGCCGGACAAGAGCGGCGAAATGAAGCCGACGCCGCTGACCGCGCAGGAAGTGCAGCAGATCAATAATCTCGTCAAAGAGGCGATGGGCTACAACAACGGCCGCGGCGACACGCTGAACGTGGTCAACGCCGCCTTCGCCGACAACGCCCAGCCGGTCACCGTGCAGGAACGGGTGATGGACTACGTCACCGACAACGGGACCAGCCTGGTCAAGTACGGCCTGCTGGCGATCGCGGTGCTGTATCTGCTGTTCGGCGTGGTGCGCCCCATCATGCGCGACCTGGTCAAGCCGACTCCGGCCCCCGGCGCCGCGGGCGCGGCCGGCATTGGCGGCGCGATCGGTCCGGGAGGCCGGCTGCTGGGCGTGGCCGGGGAAGAGGGCGAGGCCGGAATGGCCGGAGCCGGCGGGGGGGCTGGTGGTGCCGGCGGCCCGGGCGGCGGAGCTGGCGAGGATCCGCGTGAAGCGCAGCGGCGTCAGTACAGCAGCAATCTGGAAGCCGTCCGCGAGTTGGTGAAATCCGATCCGCGCATGGCGGCCCAGATCATCAAGGAATGGATAAGTGCCGATGAGTGA
- the fliG gene encoding flagellar motor switch protein FliG — MSDNGVRKSAVLLFSLGQNEAVEVFKYLGPKEVQKISLAMAAINNLSYEQIDEVVADFRKECDARASIGASDEYLRNVLIEALGPDKAANLLDKIMQGNDHSGIESLKWMDPSSAADLIRHEHPQIIATILVHLEPDLSSSILAFFPERMRNEVLIRTATLEGVQPQALRELNDVLTQLLSGSDRIKKSASGGVGLTAEILNFMGGNVEASALGFIREYDPELAQRIQDKMFVFENLLDIDDRSIQTILREVQSDSLVIALKGTSTDLKEKIFRNMSQRAAEMLRDDLESKGPVKLSEVEAEQKEILKVVRKLADDGQIVLGSKGGDEGLIE; from the coding sequence ATGAGTGACAACGGAGTACGCAAGAGCGCGGTGCTGCTGTTCAGCCTTGGTCAGAACGAAGCGGTCGAAGTGTTCAAGTACCTGGGGCCGAAGGAAGTGCAGAAGATCTCGCTGGCGATGGCGGCGATCAACAACCTCAGCTACGAGCAGATCGACGAGGTGGTGGCCGACTTCCGCAAGGAGTGCGACGCCCGCGCCAGCATCGGCGCGTCCGACGAGTATCTGCGCAATGTGCTGATCGAGGCGCTGGGGCCGGACAAGGCCGCCAACCTGCTGGACAAGATCATGCAGGGCAACGACCACAGCGGCATCGAGAGCCTGAAGTGGATGGACCCGTCGTCGGCGGCGGACTTGATCCGCCACGAGCACCCGCAGATCATCGCCACCATCCTGGTTCACCTGGAGCCGGACCTGTCCAGTTCCATTCTGGCCTTCTTCCCGGAGCGGATGCGCAACGAGGTGCTGATCCGCACGGCGACGCTGGAAGGCGTGCAGCCGCAGGCGTTGCGCGAGTTGAACGATGTGCTGACCCAGCTGCTGTCCGGTTCGGACCGGATCAAGAAGAGCGCGTCCGGCGGCGTCGGCCTGACCGCCGAGATACTCAACTTCATGGGCGGCAACGTCGAGGCGTCGGCGCTGGGCTTCATCCGCGAATACGATCCGGAGCTGGCGCAACGCATCCAGGACAAGATGTTCGTATTCGAGAACCTGCTGGACATCGACGACCGCTCGATCCAGACCATCCTGCGCGAAGTCCAGTCGGATTCGCTGGTGATCGCCCTGAAGGGCACCAGCACCGACCTGAAGGAAAAGATCTTCCGCAATATGTCGCAACGCGCGGCGGAAATGCTGCGCGACGATCTCGAATCCAAGGGGCCGGTCAAGCTGTCCGAGGTGGAAGCCGAGCAGAAGGAAATCCTCAAGGTGGTGCGCAAGCTCGCCGACGACGGACAGATCGTGCTAGGCAGCAAGGGTGGCGATGAAGGCCTCATCGAATAA
- a CDS encoding FliH/SctL family protein, producing the protein MKASSNNDPIIPGEQLESWSSWSPASLDGFTQALTPAQLVAMTQMRRPGVSLAERIAAVESDAVPASAMPLSEAEALAEQAEEEAPADEGAALGYPTAAELEAIHQDAWQTGHDAGLEAGRAEGFEQGMQAGREQGSVDARAELQPRLEQAWQALDGMAAEFSAELSRVERELADDVLKLAWRLAQKLAQQQLERDAQALLPLLRAALAELPATLANARLRVNPADLAAAREFLQQETPETAWQWIEDAAIRRGGCIIDTASIRLDITLDTRMAALEKALGLAAESGDEQSD; encoded by the coding sequence ATGAAGGCCTCATCGAATAACGATCCCATCATTCCCGGCGAGCAACTGGAAAGCTGGTCCAGCTGGAGTCCGGCTTCGCTCGACGGTTTCACTCAGGCGCTGACGCCGGCGCAGCTGGTCGCGATGACGCAGATGCGCCGTCCCGGTGTCAGCCTGGCCGAGCGCATCGCCGCCGTCGAGTCCGACGCGGTGCCGGCGAGCGCGATGCCGCTGTCCGAGGCCGAGGCGCTGGCGGAGCAGGCCGAAGAAGAGGCGCCGGCCGACGAAGGCGCGGCGCTGGGCTATCCGACCGCGGCCGAACTCGAGGCCATTCATCAGGACGCCTGGCAGACCGGGCACGACGCCGGCCTGGAGGCCGGGCGGGCCGAAGGCTTCGAGCAGGGCATGCAGGCCGGGCGCGAGCAGGGTTCGGTCGATGCGCGCGCCGAACTGCAGCCCCGGCTGGAGCAGGCGTGGCAGGCGCTGGACGGCATGGCGGCGGAATTTTCCGCCGAGTTGTCGCGGGTCGAGCGGGAGCTGGCCGACGATGTGCTGAAGCTGGCCTGGCGGCTGGCGCAGAAGCTGGCGCAGCAGCAGCTGGAGCGCGATGCGCAGGCCCTGTTGCCGCTGCTGCGGGCCGCCTTGGCCGAGCTGCCGGCCACGCTGGCCAACGCCCGATTGCGCGTCAATCCGGCCGATTTGGCCGCGGCGCGCGAATTCCTGCAGCAGGAGACGCCGGAGACGGCGTGGCAATGGATAGAGGACGCGGCGATCCGCCGCGGCGGCTGCATCATCGACACCGCCTCGATACGGCTGGACATCACGCTGGATACCCGGATGGCGGCCTTGGAGAAGGCGCTGGGCCTGGCGGCCGAGAGTGGCGATGAACAATCTGATTGA